The genome window CGCAGTTGACCCTAACTGAAGAAGGTACACATACGATCACCTACTGGAGCATCGATGTTGACGGTAACAAAGAGAGCGAACAATTGTTGTCCATATCCATTGATCTCGTACCACCAACCATTGAAATTCATGGTCAAACCGAGTACACCATTGATCAGCACGTGGAAATTGGCTATACCGCTTCCGATACGGCATCCGGTGTGGCTGAACCGGAGGGTGTGCTTCTGGACACTCCGGCGTATACACTGGAACCCGGCCTAAATCAGGTTACGGCAACCGTCTCCGATGTGGCTGGGTGGGAACAGACGGTAGAATATCGTTTTGCGGTTATTGCTACATTCGACAGCCTGATCAATCTGACCAGCGCCTTTGCAGTTGATTCGATCGATCCGAATGCCGGTGTTCTTGCTGATCAGCTCACAAACACGTTACAGCAGGCCAAACAGGCAGCAAGCGATCGTGAAGGAGCAAAAGCGCGTCAGTTGCTTGCATCCTACGGTAATGACGTTCAAGCAGCTAGAGGAACCGTATTTACAGATGAGCAGGCAAGTGTGCTAATCAAGTGGGAGGAATGGCTCCATCAGGCAACGCCACTCGCAAACGGGGCCCCTGGCACTCCGGTCTTGTCTGACAATAATGGTTATGACACGGGTCTCAAAGACGGGGACTATACCGTCACAATGAATCTGTGGTGGGGAAATAACGGCAATCAGTTCAAGCTGTATGAGAATGGTGAATTGATTAAGGAAATTTCCCTGGTGGATCAATCCCCATCTGCCCAATCTGTTCAAGTTGATATTACTGGTAAGAAAAATGGCACCTACATCTATACCGGGGAACTAATCAATGCACTGGGTACAACCATGAGTACGCCGTTGACAGTTGTTGTCACGGATGCTTCCCCGGGGCAAGCCGTTCTGTCGCATGACAACTGGGACGGTGACGGCAACTTTAATGTCACCATGAATCTATGGTGGGGAACAAACGCAACCGAATACGAACTTTACGAAAATGGTGTAAAGATTGACACACAATCGCTGCAATCTCACTCACCTGGCGCACAGTCTGCGGTTACCGCAATCTCTGAAAGGGCACCTGGAATCTATGAGTATGAAGCTGTGCTTCGTAATCCTTCAGGGGAAACCAGATCAACCAAATTAAATGTGACGGTGCGCGAGTAGCTGAGAGGTTTGAGGCATTCCATTATCCACAATGAAATAAAGTAGGTTAGGTTTATAAAAAAGTGCTATTCCTCATCCATTCGAGGAGTAGCACTTTCTACTTATTTTGCGATAAAATTGTAAAGAGAGTCCATTTTGAGGGAAGAAGGTGCACTTTGAGCAGCAAAATCCATGAATTTATGAGTTGGGCTGAGTCAAACGGTTGGATCATAACTCAGAAATCGAATTGTCATTTAGATTTAGATGTTAGTTTCATAACTAGATACAAAGTTATTCCTGAAGAATATTTAGATTTTTTACGTGTTATGGAACGATGCATTACTCCTGATGAAAAGACATGGTTCCTTTGTGAGAGTGAATACAAAAATAGCTCAGATGCTGATTTTCAATGGAATGAATTTGAACTGCTCAGCTTGGAAGCAGCAAACGAGGACGATCAATGGAGATCAGAAATAACGACATGGTGGAATCATTATCTACCAATCATGATTTCTGTTAACGGTGTTTATTCCTTCTATGCTATTGACTTATCCAATGAAATAGGAGCCATCGTATATGGAGAAGAACCAGAATTTGAAGAAATTAAAAAAGTGGCTAATCATCTGAATGAGTTTATGGAACTCATTATGTCGAAATCGATAGCACTTTATTGAGCAAATTTTGATCCTTTTAGAGAACTTCATTTATTAATCTCTTAGATCTTACCATCCACTATGAAAGCGTTTGACATATTTGAATATCAATCTATAATGATGAAAGGAAATTGGACTTGGAGCAAGCTTCCATACACAGGAAGCTTGCTGTTTCATTTTCAGAAGGAGAATAGGTTCCCATGACTCTTAAAAAAAGAATATTTTTACTGTTCTTTCTCAGTGCGTTTATCCCTTTTATCAGCATATTTGCAATCTCTTATTATACTATTGACTCCATCTTCGCCAATAAAATTGATGATGGCATCCGTAGCAATTTACAGCAGGTCACGTCCTCATTGGACAATTCAATCACCAATATGAATCACGTTACCCAGCAATTGTCCTACAGGGGAACTTTGGGCAAAAGCATGGATGAATTCTTGAATCCGTCTTCTGATATCTTTCAATTGATTGAGGCCAGGGACGAATTAAAGAGCGAGTTAAGTGTGGTCACATTTACCAATCCCAACATCGGACTGACGCTATATTACTTTGATAAAGAAGGTACAACGCAGTTTAGCAACTTTCCAATCAAGGATCGTTTATCTTTTGACTCTTTACCTGTGCTCTTCCAAACCTATGGCATTAAATACTATGGCCCTCATATCAGTATGAACCGATTCGATGACCAACTCGTTCTGTCCGCTATGCGAAAAGTACAACTCTCCAAGAGGGACGATGTGTACATTTACGTGGAGTCCGGCTTTCGGCTTACACAGGATATCTTGGGTTACAATCAATACAACGGCGCATTATCTCACCTCATCCTGGATGGTACAGGAAACATTGTGTACAGTGAGATACCGGAGGCCATGAAGGTCGGCGAGAATTTCTCCAGCTTAACAGCCGATCCTGCGAAGGACGGAATATCCCGAGGGTATCACTGGTTCAAGGAGGATTCCTCACAGAAATGGAGTGTCGTATCGGTCATTTCGCAGGCTCAATATCAACAGGAGAAAAACCAGTGGTTGCTTCAAATTTTGCTGGTCGCTTTATTTTTCCTCGGCTTTACCGTGTTTCTCGCTTGGCTCCTGTGGAAGATGGTATACAAACCACTCGGGCTGTTCCATTCGGAAATCGATGGGATGTCCAAGAATCCTCAAACGACCGGGAGCCGAGCTCGTACTCAGATTCCCGAATTTGATTTTCTGCTCGGTGAATTTTCGAATATGCAGCATCAGATTGGTGACCTCTTCAAGGAAGTTCAGCAGAAAGAGAAGATTCGTGCAGACCTGGAAGTGGAAAAACTGCTCTATCAGATTAACCCGCACTTTCTGATGAATACACTGGATACGGTGCACTGGTTGGCCGTCATGAATGGTCAAGGGGAGATCGACAAGCTGGTGCAATCATTGAACAAGCTGCTTTATTACAATTTGGGCAAATTAGGGCAAGTATCCACGATGGAAGAGGAGATTGATGCGTTAAGACAATATCTGATTTTGCAGCAAATTCGCTATGACTTTGAATTTGACGTCCGCATTACTGCAGATGAACAAGTGCTTCAAATTCCTGTGCCCCGCTTTATTCTGCAACCGCTGGTTGAAAATTCGTTATATCATGGATTGAGTGACGAAGGTTTTATTCAGATTGAAGTGACATGCACTGCAACGCTGAACATTATGATACAAGATAATGGTGCAGGCATGACCGAAGAAACCATTCATAATCTGCTAAACAATCGTGTAGCTGAACAACAAAAAGTAGGGATGGGCATCGGGCTCAATTACGTTCACCGCATGTTGAAGGCACAGTACGGGGACCAAGCACAACTGGTGATCGAGAGTGAATTGGGGACAGGGACAAGCATCCTGCTCGTACTGCCTATTAAAGGAGAAGATATCTCGGCATGATTAAGGTATTAATTGTAGATGATGATAAGTTGGTACGCAAAGGCATTAGCTCTGCGATGCCATGGAACGAGTTCAACATGGAGGTTGTAGGAGAGGCAAGTAACGGGGCGAAAGCACTGGATTTCCTGAAAACCCAACCGGTCGATCTGATGCTGACGGATCTTGCGATGCCCGTTATGTCAGGGATTGAACTGATGCGAGCTGCGAGGCAGCTCTATCCGGAACTTCATATCGTTGTGTTAACCCTGCATCAGGATTTCGATTATATCCAGGAAGCACTTAGACTCGGAGCCATTGACTATATAGCCAAAGTCCAGCTGGAGAAAGAACAATTCGAGCATGTTTTGCAACGGATACATACCCGAATCAACGGGTTGACGAACACGATCAGAAAGATGCCTTCGCAGAATGAAATCAACGTCCATTATCAACATGTGTATGCACTGGTTTCACAGGATCGCAAATCAGAGCCTAAGTGGCCAATGGAGATAACTGCACATGAAGATGAGATTAGGTGGGAGGTTGAGCGTAATAGCTGCATGTGGGCTGTTCGTCCATCGGAAGAGGATCAACTCTTTCATCAATTGAAAGAATTGTTGCATCAAGATGCCCATAGTACGTTGTTGGTTTTGTCTGATGTACAAGAGCGCACATGGTCACAGATCAAAAACTGGATTATGAATTATACAGATACTTCATTTTTCTATGCGTACAACCCCAATAACCAAGTCATTACCGTTTCGATGAATGAGGACAACACGAGTTTAAAAGAACCGCAGGATGAAGATATCGATCGAATTAAGCAAAGTTGGTTCCAGACACCATGGACCCACAACGACAGTTACTACAACCAACTCATTGACCAGTTTATATCATTACGATTACATAAAGGTCAGTTGATGGGATTGCTGTACTCGATCGTTATGGAATGGAACCACCTTTTTGCCCAAACTACGCTTGGAAGAATCGCCATGATTCATTCTTTTGAGTCCTGGTACGAGGTTGAAGCATGGATCAAGCAGACAGCTGCAAGCATTCAAAAAGCAGATGCCCAGACTTCCTATTCGCAGGAAATCATCGATGCCGTTAAGAAAGCAGTGAGGATCGTACAAAATGATATGGAGCAGGCCTATACCGCTTCAGGTCTGTCGCAACAACTCAACATCAGCCGAAGTTATTTCAGTCAATGTTTCAAAGATCTGATGGGTAGAACCTTTAATGAGTACTCCCGATATATCCGGGTAGAGAAGTCCAAGGAGTATTTGCTCAATACAAATAATACGATTTTCTGGATTGCGGAGCGAGTGGGGTATACGGATGAAAAGTATTTCAGCCGCATTTTCCGCGAACTGACAGGTCTGCTGCCGAGCGAATATCGGCAGCTGGGTAGAGGAAATAAATAGCCGACAGCCTCCTGTTTTAGGAGCTGCCGGCTTTTGTTTTTGATTAAAAGTCAGGGTGGTTAGACGAATGTAGATCCGTAAGTAGGGTAAATGCTCACAAGTTAACCATACTTCATCATACGGACTGAAAAATTGTAATCATATCTCTATCCAAACGGACGTGTATTCCCTATCACGATAGGGCTTCACTCCATTTTATAATGAAAGCGCAAACACAAATATTAAACATCAGAAAAAGGGGAATCGAACT of Paenibacillus sp. FSL R5-0517 contains these proteins:
- a CDS encoding SMI1/KNR4 family protein yields the protein MSSKIHEFMSWAESNGWIITQKSNCHLDLDVSFITRYKVIPEEYLDFLRVMERCITPDEKTWFLCESEYKNSSDADFQWNEFELLSLEAANEDDQWRSEITTWWNHYLPIMISVNGVYSFYAIDLSNEIGAIVYGEEPEFEEIKKVANHLNEFMELIMSKSIALY
- a CDS encoding histidine kinase, with amino-acid sequence MTLKKRIFLLFFLSAFIPFISIFAISYYTIDSIFANKIDDGIRSNLQQVTSSLDNSITNMNHVTQQLSYRGTLGKSMDEFLNPSSDIFQLIEARDELKSELSVVTFTNPNIGLTLYYFDKEGTTQFSNFPIKDRLSFDSLPVLFQTYGIKYYGPHISMNRFDDQLVLSAMRKVQLSKRDDVYIYVESGFRLTQDILGYNQYNGALSHLILDGTGNIVYSEIPEAMKVGENFSSLTADPAKDGISRGYHWFKEDSSQKWSVVSVISQAQYQQEKNQWLLQILLVALFFLGFTVFLAWLLWKMVYKPLGLFHSEIDGMSKNPQTTGSRARTQIPEFDFLLGEFSNMQHQIGDLFKEVQQKEKIRADLEVEKLLYQINPHFLMNTLDTVHWLAVMNGQGEIDKLVQSLNKLLYYNLGKLGQVSTMEEEIDALRQYLILQQIRYDFEFDVRITADEQVLQIPVPRFILQPLVENSLYHGLSDEGFIQIEVTCTATLNIMIQDNGAGMTEETIHNLLNNRVAEQQKVGMGIGLNYVHRMLKAQYGDQAQLVIESELGTGTSILLVLPIKGEDISA
- a CDS encoding response regulator yields the protein MIKVLIVDDDKLVRKGISSAMPWNEFNMEVVGEASNGAKALDFLKTQPVDLMLTDLAMPVMSGIELMRAARQLYPELHIVVLTLHQDFDYIQEALRLGAIDYIAKVQLEKEQFEHVLQRIHTRINGLTNTIRKMPSQNEINVHYQHVYALVSQDRKSEPKWPMEITAHEDEIRWEVERNSCMWAVRPSEEDQLFHQLKELLHQDAHSTLLVLSDVQERTWSQIKNWIMNYTDTSFFYAYNPNNQVITVSMNEDNTSLKEPQDEDIDRIKQSWFQTPWTHNDSYYNQLIDQFISLRLHKGQLMGLLYSIVMEWNHLFAQTTLGRIAMIHSFESWYEVEAWIKQTAASIQKADAQTSYSQEIIDAVKKAVRIVQNDMEQAYTASGLSQQLNISRSYFSQCFKDLMGRTFNEYSRYIRVEKSKEYLLNTNNTIFWIAERVGYTDEKYFSRIFRELTGLLPSEYRQLGRGNK